The following proteins are co-located in the Neodiprion virginianus isolate iyNeoVirg1 chromosome 6, iyNeoVirg1.1, whole genome shotgun sequence genome:
- the LOC124307631 gene encoding nischarin, which translates to MACVLLNQDNVRIKIPSSETIENVTYYEIEVMVSSIKWTLRHRYNDFAELHETLVAEHCVEKDILPPKKLIGNKSEGFIEKRRIALETYLNSVYTYLKKAMPRELALFLEFHVYDIFFLLQNMALRFFNEGVTILENSQFHTFDLVQLYAISKRLKQPRSPLEVVDRKFDFSHVLDFNSHLRSLVVEGSSAPYGTSNIVPCTLPVEFSTFRSVENLTIDGYSVNRIYNMGNLRDTVKVLKVHNTSLKNIVELAMCEEVHRHIANANDSHLWLKVTQLDLSRNRIETIDEAIRLLPHIESLTLNNNALSEISNVTLLPRLSELHLASNNFTSLPDNLHTKLGNIVFIDLSQNKLSSLSAFAKLYSLEGLDISCNHIEDIEEIKYVGCLPCLENLMLTGNPVSTIVDYRVKVLQPFGKRAAEICLDNERPNQKELDTVSILQALRIAREGKPVVFNANDEALFSAQVPSS; encoded by the exons ATGGCATGTGTACTGCTCAATCAGGACAATGTTCGCATAAAAATACCGTCCTCGGAGACGATCGAGAACGTGACCTACTACGAGATTGAAGTTATGGTGTCGTCGATCAAATGGACTCTGAGGCACAGATACAACGATTTCGCCGAACTCCACGAGACCCTCGTGGCCGAGCACTGCGTCGAGAAGGATATTCTGCCCCCGAAAAAGTTGATCGGCAACAAGAGCGAAGGGTTTATAGAGAAGCGGAGAATCGCCCTCGAGACCTATCTCAACTCGGTCTACACCTACCTGAAAAAAGCTATGCCGAGGGAGCTCGCTTTGTTCCTTGAATTTCACGTATACgacatattttttctactGCAGAACATGGCGCTTCGATTCTTCAACGAAGGTGTTACCATCCTTGAAAATTCACAGTTTCACACCTTTGATCTAGTCCAG CTCTACGCCATCAGCAAAAGACTGAAGCAGCCTCGTTCTCCCCTCGAAGTTGTCGATCGAAAGTTCGACTTTAGCCATGTCTTGGACTTCAATTCGCACTTAAGAAGCCTCGTGGTTGAAGGGAGCAGCGCTCCTTACGGTACAAGCAACATTGTGCCGTGTACTCTTCCAGTGGAATTTTCTACGTTTAGGAGCGTCGAGAATCTCACGATCGATGGGTATTCTGTGAACAGGATTTACAACATGGGAAATCTACGAGACACTGTGAAGGTTTTAAAGGTCCACAATACCTCGTTGAAGAACATCGTCGAACTTGCGATGTGCGAAGAGGTTCACAGGCACATTGCTAATGCGAACGATTCTCACCTTTGGTTAAAAGTCACGCAGTTGGATTTAAGCAGAAATAGAATCGAGACTATCGACGAAGCGATTAGACTTCTGCCCCACATCGAATCTCTGACTTTAAACAACAATGCGTTGTCCGAAATATCGAATGTTACCCTGCTCCCAAGATTGTCCGAGCTTCACTTAGCATCCAACAATTTTACGTCGTTACCTGACAATCTGCATACCAAGTTGGGGAACATTGTTTTTATTGACCTTTCGCAGAACAAATTGAGCTCCTTGTCCGCCTTCGCAAAATTGTATTCATTAGAGGGATTGGACATTAGTTGCAACCACATCGAGGACATTGAGGAGATAAAATACGTCGGGTGTTTGCCCTGTTTGGAGAATTTGATGCTCACAGGGAATCCGGTTTCGACTATTGTTGATTACAGAGTCAAAGTATTACAGCCGTTTGGCAAAAGAGCAGCTGAAATTTGCTTGGATAATGAAAGACCAAACCAAAAGGAATTGGACACTGTTTCTATTTTACAAGCGCTCAGAATAGCGCGAGAAGGTAAACCTGTTGTCTTTAATGCCAATGACGAAGCTTTGTTCTCAGCGCAAGTTCCGAGCAGTTAG